The genomic window CGCAGGCGCTGTCGCTGGTGGCGTGGTTACTATGACCAACACATTTGGTGTTTGTACAGGAACTTTACAATCAAATGGAACAGGTGTTACATTTGCTGGGGCTGGTTGTTAATGAGAGATTTATTACACATAATACGTTCTTTCTTGATTTTTTTACTCGTCGATTTTTTTCGACGAGTATATAAAATAGAGAAAATTGAAACAAAATGATTTGTATAGAAATTAAGCAATGATCACCTTTCTCTTCTTATTTTTTCTTTTTGGGCTTATTGTGGGAAGTTTTCTTCATGTTGTTGTTGTAAGATTTCATTCCGCGGAGACTTTATTGGGAAGGTCGTATTGTCGGGTATGCCGAAGGCTTATTCAATGGTTTGATAATATTCCCTTGTTAAGCTTTCTTCTCCTTAGAGGAAAATGTCGGCGATGCAAATCCCTTATATCATGGAGATATCCTTTGGCGGAGCTTTTGACGGGATGTTTGTTTTTTCTTGTTGGGTGGAAATTTTTTGAGAGTACAGATATGTTTTCCTGGGGAGAAACTTTTTTTTATCTTCTTGTCGTGAGTTTTTCTTTGATAATTGTTTTATACGATGCTAAACATTATGAAATCCCCATGCGTATTCTTTGGGGTTTATTATTTTCTACTATAATTTTCTTCTTTTTTGTTGATTTTATTACTTTTTCACAAAAAACTTCTTTTTGGGATTTTCGTTTATATTCAGGATTATTTTCTGGGACGATTGCTTTTTTGTTCTTTTTTTCTTTGAGTTTTTTTTCCAAAGAGCGTTGGATGGGGTATGGTGATGCCTACGTTGCCTTTACTATAGGACTTCTTTTGGGCCCAGATTCGCTGGAAGCTATTCTTTTGTCCTTCATCTTAGGAGCACTTTATGGGGTGGGACAAATAATATTGAAAAGAAAGACACTATCTTCGCAAGTTCCCTTTGCGCCTTTTCTTTTTTTGGGAATGTTTTGTAGTGTCTTTTTTGGTGATGTTCTTGCTAAATTTTTCCCATTTGTCTTTTTTTTCTAAATAAAGTATAGTAAATAATATAGCGTATGAAAAAAATAAAAATACAAGAAAGAAAAGGGTTTACACTTTTAGAAATGATGATGGTAATAGCTATTATCGGCATTCTTTCTTCTCTTATTCTTGTAAGTGTCGATCGAGATTCAGGCGTTGTACAATCTGCAGCGAGAGAATTTGCAACGGATCTTCGATCACTCAAACGCTCAGCTCTCAACGGAACTATTCCAACTGGCGGTGGTTATGCTTGTGAATTTCGTTTGAATCCAATTGTGGCTTCTTTTACTTCATATACTTTTTCTTTTAGATCTAAAAACTCTCCGACAGACGCTTGTTCTGGTTTTAACACTTACGCTCCTTACAATCCAAAAGCATTAAAGAATGGGGTTTTCTTTAGAGATGGAGTGGGTGAATTGATTTTTTCAGTTCCACATGGAGAAGTAATCACAGGAGGAGGAGTAATATATACCTTAAAAAGGGGAAGTAAATGTGCTGGTGTGACGGTCTCTGTAAGTGGGGATATTGTGGAAGATGGTTTATCGGATTGTCCATAATTATATGAAAAAGTATAAGACATTATTTGTTTTCAAAAAAGCATTTTCTCTTGTAGAGGTGGTTATCTCTATAGGAATTCTTTCTATAGGACTTCTCGCTGTTTCAACGTTGTTTTCTAATAATGTAAAAGAGATGTTTGAAATCCGTGATCAAACAACAGCTGTAGCTCTTGCGCAAGAAGGAATCGAATTTGTACGAAATTATCATAGTAATCCTACTAATAGCCCACTATCCTTACCATCTAATGGAGATTATATTTTTTATGGTAAGGATTCATATATTCAAAAAAAGGATTTTACTTTGGATAAGGCTACCTTTAACTACGTTTTTACTAATGGAGATTTAGGACTTTTCACGCAAAGAGATGATCTTGGAGGAGAAGTGACAAAGTTTAAAAGAAAAATAAGCATAAGTGATAGTGGAACATCTAAAACAGTAAAGAGTTATGTCATTTGGGGAGAGACCTTTCCGGCGTCTGACTCTAATTGTAATGCGGCAAATAAATGTGTTTATTCAAAGGTAGAACTTTACTAATACTCTATATGAAATATTTTTCTAAAAATTTTTCAGGAAGAACTTCTCTTTTTTTTCGAAAAAAAGAAAGTTTTCGTTCTGGAATGTCGATGCTGGAGATCGTGGTAACCATGGCTGTTTTTTCTATCATCATGGTTTCAACGGTAGATATTTTTGCCAATATGACACAAACTCGTATGAAGTTTGATAAAATAAGAAAAAATCATGAAAATGCACAGATTGCTTTGGATTCGTTAGCGAAATCAGTTAGAAGTGGTACTTTGGTAAATATTATAACGGGGGGGGGAGGCGATGCTAGCGCAATTAGAATTTATGATTATTCTCAGAAACTTTGTGTTGAATATATGTTAGATAATGGTGCTGATAAATCTTTTAAGATGAAAAGAAAAACATCAGAGAGGGATGAGTGCAAGGTGGATACCAATTTAGGTTCCGCAATAACTCTCGTTTCCGATGTAACCATTGGACGATTTGATGTGGGTCCTGATACTGTTAGTGGTGGTGGTTCATCTCCGCCAGCCAACTATTCAAACTATACAACATTGTTTGTTCGTATTCGAATGATACTTCCTTCTTACGATGCTCAAAATACTCGTATACAAACAGCGGTTTCTATGAGAAATATGGAATAATAATGATATACATATAGTATGGGACTTAATGATTTGGAAAGAAAATTCTCAAAAGAAGACTTTGAAGCAAAAGAAGAGCTTCGTCGTTCAAGTCAGTATAATGTAGATGATTCTTTGAAAGAAAACTCTCTTAGGAATGAAGAAGAAGATATTAAGCATGATGAGTCTGTGCTTTTGGCGGATGAACGAGAGAATCAATCTAAGAAAAAAAGAAAAAAAATTCTTCTTCTTGCATTTTTGGGGATTGCCTGTATCGGGAGTATCGCTATAGGATCAGTTCTTTTTGGTGTGTATCGAAAAATTTCTTTCAATGAAAAAAAAGTGATCTTAACTATAGAAGGTCCTCAAGAGGTTTCAGCTGGTTTGGATGTGGCTTACCGTATTTTTTTGAAAAATGAAAATGGGATAAGTTTGAAAAATACATCTCTCGTCGTTCAATTTCCTTCTGGATTTGAACCAAAGGCTAATATTTTTACTACACGAGAATCTGCACAAAAGGGCACTATCTCGATAGGAAATCTTTCTCCAGGAGAAAGCTTCTCTTCCGAAATAAAAGGAAAATTCGCTGGATCTGAGGGGGATGTTCTTTATATGGATTTTTTTGCAAAATACGAAACGGGAAGAGAAAATGGTCAATTTGAAAAACGATCCCAACTTTCTACAATCCTTCAAGACTCAAGTGTTTCTTTGGACATAGTCGGTATTTTGGAAGTTACTCCGGGAGAAAAATCGGAGTATCAAATCAACTATTCCAATAATACTAAAAATGCTATCTATAATGCACAGATAGTAACGGATGTTTCTCAAGGTTTTCATTTTGAAAAAGCAGAACCTGAAACTGCAAAAGAAAATATTTCTCAACTTATTTGGAATCTTGGAACATTAAATCCGGGTGATTCTGGTACTGTGCGAATGTGGGGAGCTTATTATCAAGAAGCTGGATCGAAAGGGGTTATAGCTTCGAAGTTAGGGTATGTTCAGGGGGATGGTTCATTTTTTGCCTTTACAGCAAAAGAAGCCACTACAGTAATAACAACTTCTTTATTAAGTACATCTCTTTCTGTGGGGGTTGCGGGAAACATTGTTTCTGTAGGACAAGAAGTTCCTCTTTCTATAACGTATGCGAATACGGGTGATATTGCTTTGCCAAGCGGTATTGTCCAACTTGTTTTTGAGGGGGATATCTGGGATTATGATAAACTTGCTATAGAAAAGGGAAATTGGAATAAGGAAACGCGAACGATAACATGGAGGGCTTCTGATATTCCGGAGCTTAAAGATCTTTCTTTGGGAGAGACGGGAAAGATTAACTTCTCAATTCCTGTTCGAAATTATTTTGAAATAACGGGAACAAAAGATAGAAATTTCTTTTCTACTTTGCGCGTGGTAGCGGATAGTCCTGATGCTTTGAGTCGATTGGGTCTTAAAAATGTAGCAGGAAGAGCTGAACAGATTGTAAAAATGCAAACATTCGTGGGGATTGATGTAGAAATAACACAAGCTTCAACAGGAACTCCTTTTAATCAAGTTCGTTTTAGAAAGGATGAAGAAGTTGTTTATAATGTGAAGCTTCGTTTAGAAAATCCGTATAATGACGTTACAAATGGAAAATTTTCTCTTTTCATACCTTCTGTTTCTGAATGGAATAACTTTGTATCAGGAACAGAAACGGAAGCTGTCACGTATGATGAACGAAGAAGAAAGATTGAATGGGATTTGGGTATGATCCGTGCTGGTACTGGTGTGTATGAGAATGCGAGAGAAATAGTATTTTCTATCCGCTTTATGCCGAGAGCTTATCAAGAAAATTCAAAAATTATTCTTCTTTCAGAAAAATCATTTACAGGAAAAGATGTTTATGTTGAAAAAAATATCGATTTCACCTTGGATGATTCTGAAATTTATATGGGTATATTTTAAAAAATCCTTTTTATTTCTGAGTTATCTCAAAATAGCTTTTTCTTTTACTTGAAGTTTTTATCTTAAAAGAAATACGCATAGATATTCTATAGATTTTTAGATTATTTATGATAAAAATTTGATGGTATTCTTGCCAAAAAAAGTTCTTATAATCTCACTGGTAAAATTCCATACTTTCGTCTAAACTTCAAAAACATTTCTTTATAATTTTTAAAAATGAAAATTTTTTGAGGAAAAGAAATGAATAACAGCTCCATAAAAAGAATTTTTTAATAGGAAATGCGGGTATGAAAGAAGGAGAGGATACTAGTATAAATGAAGAAGAAAAAAAACTTCGTTTTGTTTCTGTTTCAACAAAAAATGGTACGCTTGAGACGCCGTTCTTTATGCCTGATGCAACAAGGGCGACTGTTCGAGGTCTTATGTCGGAAGATATTCGACAAGCGGGGATCGAGGCTCTTGTTGTAAATACGTATCATCTTCTTCTTCAGCCGGGATGTGATCGTGTGGAGCATTTGGGAGGGATTCATTCCTTTATGAAGTGGAAAGGTCCTATATTATCAGATTCTGGTGGGTATCAAGTGTATTCGCTTATCCATAAAAATTCTGGCTTAGGAAAAGTAACTGAAGATGGCGTGGAATTTCGATCCCCTCTAAATGGCTCAAAATTTTTTTTAACGCCTGAGAAATCTATTGCTTTGCAGTTTGAACTTGGCGTTGATATGATGGTTTGTTTGGATGATCCTCGTCCAAATGAGGCTCCCCGAGAAGAAATAGAAAAGGCGGTAGAAAGAAGTATTCGATGGGCACTTCGATGTAAAGAAGAGTATGAAAAACAATGTCGACTTCGAGCATTGGAAAATGACAAAATACCTCTTTTGTTCGGAGTAATTCAAGGAGGACCTTATCGAGATTTGAGAAAAAAAAATGTGGAGGGAATACAAGAATTTGATTTTGATGGTTATGGATTTGGAGCGAGGCATATTGATGAACAAGGAAATTTTTTGAGTGATATTATTTCCTATACAGCTTCTATTTTACCTCAAGATAAACTTCGATTTGCATTAGGAGTGGGGACTCCTCTTGATATAATCCGATGTTTTTTGGCCGGTTGGGATATGTTTGATTGTGTTATTCCAACAAGAGAGGGAAGGCACGGAAGAATTTTCTTTTTTAAAAAAGAAGAAATAAATTTGAATGAACCTACGAAAATAGATTCCTCTTGGTATGATACATTTTCCGTAATGAATAAAAAATATCAAGATGATACTCAGCCACTAGAAGAGGGTTGTGATTGTCATACATGTTTATCTCGATATTCTCGAGGATATATTCAACATCTCTTTCGTGCTCAAGAAATGCTTGGTCCGAAATTGGCCACTATTCATAATTTACGTTTCTTTTCTCGACTTATGGAAAAACTTCGAAAAAAGAAAACGGAGAAAGATTGATTTTTTGTCGTTTTTTATTTTTAGGTGTATACTAAAAATAATATATATTTTGTAATTAAAGGTGGATAATTTTTAGTATAAAAAATCCACGATGAAATCAAAAAAAGAAAAAGTATGAGTGGATTGAAGAACTCCCTTTTCCCGGTTCTCGGGGTATTTTTTTCCAAAGGAATAACGTATCTTTTTGTTCGACAGAAAGAATCAAAAACAAAATTTCTTTTGAAAGGCGAATTGAATAAAGGAGATGGATTTTCTCTTTTGGAAAAAGATCTTGTAATTATTGATTTGGAAGAAAAAGAAGAAGATATATCTTTGTGTCGTGATTTTCGTTGTTTTAATGTTTCAGGAAGAACGCTTCGATTTGCTCTTACTTATATAAGTCTTGCTTCAGGGAGGGCAGAGCTTCGGATTGCCCACTCCATGGATATGATACATTGGAAGACGGTATCTATACTTCCTTATATTCATTCCCCGGGAGCTCTTATTTATATAAAAGAATCAAATCAATACATTCTCTATCATGGGAAAAATTCTCTTTCTTCTTCCTTTTCTTTTGATTTACGAACATTTGAAACTAAAGGAGTCGCCTCTTCACTTCCCCCTATGAGCACGAAGAACACTCTTCGCGTTGCTGATGTGAAACGTGTCCCGGAAGGTTTATTAGTTCTTTATTTTGCATATAGTGAAACGGAGCTATTTCAAGCAAAAAATTGTGCTATTTATGGAGTACTTTTCGATAGAAAATTACCAGAAAAAATTCTTTGGCAAAGTGAAGAACCTCTTTGGGTTGTTTCTGATCGACATGCTGAACTTCGAGATCCGATATCTTTGGTGTTTCTTGATGATGAACATATTATTTCCTATTGGAGGGGAATGGATAATAAGTTGTACGCGTTTCAACATTGGATAGGTGCTAAACAAAAAAAATCTCTCAAAAGAAAAGAGCTCAAAGAAACTGTTCATAAAGAAATTTCTTTGCCTTTAGAAAACCCACAGCCTTTGATTCAACGACATATTGAAAATCCTATACTTTTACCAAAGAACGAAAATGAGTGGGAAACAAAGGCGGCTTTTAATCCCACAGCACTCTGTGATGACGAAGGTCGTGTACATATTGTTTATCGAGCTATTGGAGAAGGAGATGTTTCTGTTTTGGGATATGCCTTGAGTTATGACGGCGTTACTATTTTTGAACGGGAAGAAAAACCAATGTATGTGCCAAGAACGGTACATGAAGGCCTCTGCGAAAATGTTTTAAAAATGAGTGATTCTCTTTTTTCTCCTTATTCTTCTGGAGGAGGTGCTTGGGGAGGGTGTGAAGATCCTAAACTTACCAGAATAGAGGATACTGTCTATATGACATATGTAGCCTATAATGGTTGGGGACCTCCTCGTATAGCGTTAACTTCAATTCCTATGGAGGACTTTTTGAATCGAAATTGGGAAAATTGGAAGTACCCTATTCTTATCTCTCCTCCTGGAAAAGTTGCAAAAAGCGCGGCGATTTTGCCGGAAAAAATCAATGGTAAGTATGTTGTTTTTTATAGAATATTTCCCGATGTATTGGTGGATTTTGTTGATTCCCTTGATGATTTTGATGGAGAAAATACTTTCTTACAAAATATTCACCAAATAAGTCCAAGAGAGGGATTTTGGGATGCGGGAAAGTTTTCTTTTGGAGCTGCTCCTATTCGAACAAGTGAGGGTTGGTTGGTTATATACCATGCAGTAACAGGACGCCAAGAGTGGCCAGGAAGTGATCTTCGCTACAAAATAGGGGCCATGCTTTTGGACTTAGAGCATCCTGAGCGTGTTATCTGTCGAAGTTCTCGCCCTATATTAGAGCCAGATCTTGATTATGAAAATGGAGGTTGGAAAGCGGGTGTAATTTATCCATGCGGAGCTATAGTGCGAGAAGATATTTTGTATGTATATTATGGAGGTGCTGATACCGTGACGTGCGTTGCATCTGCTCCACTTCAGGAATTTTTGAAAATACTTTTGCAGTATGGAGATCCTGAACTTACTCTTATAGAGGAAACATTTTGAAAAAATTAATGAGGCCTATTATTTATTTTTCTATAGCATATGAGAATTAAACGTCATCCCAATAATCCTCTCCTCGGACCCGACATTGATCACGAATGGGAATCTGAAGCGGTATTCAATCCTTGTGTCGTAGAAAGAAATGGGGAAAAA from Candidatus Moraniibacteriota bacterium includes these protein-coding regions:
- a CDS encoding type II secretion system protein: MKKIKIQERKGFTLLEMMMVIAIIGILSSLILVSVDRDSGVVQSAAREFATDLRSLKRSALNGTIPTGGGYACEFRLNPIVASFTSYTFSFRSKNSPTDACSGFNTYAPYNPKALKNGVFFRDGVGELIFSVPHGEVITGGGVIYTLKRGSKCAGVTVSVSGDIVEDGLSDCP
- a CDS encoding prepilin-type N-terminal cleavage/methylation domain-containing protein — translated: MKKYKTLFVFKKAFSLVEVVISIGILSIGLLAVSTLFSNNVKEMFEIRDQTTAVALAQEGIEFVRNYHSNPTNSPLSLPSNGDYIFYGKDSYIQKKDFTLDKATFNYVFTNGDLGLFTQRDDLGGEVTKFKRKISISDSGTSKTVKSYVIWGETFPASDSNCNAANKCVYSKVELY
- a CDS encoding prepilin peptidase, translating into MITFLFLFFLFGLIVGSFLHVVVVRFHSAETLLGRSYCRVCRRLIQWFDNIPLLSFLLLRGKCRRCKSLISWRYPLAELLTGCLFFLVGWKFFESTDMFSWGETFFYLLVVSFSLIIVLYDAKHYEIPMRILWGLLFSTIIFFFFVDFITFSQKTSFWDFRLYSGLFSGTIAFLFFFSLSFFSKERWMGYGDAYVAFTIGLLLGPDSLEAILLSFILGALYGVGQIILKRKTLSSQVPFAPFLFLGMFCSVFFGDVLAKFFPFVFFF
- the tgt gene encoding tRNA guanosine(34) transglycosylase Tgt, translating into MKEGEDTSINEEEKKLRFVSVSTKNGTLETPFFMPDATRATVRGLMSEDIRQAGIEALVVNTYHLLLQPGCDRVEHLGGIHSFMKWKGPILSDSGGYQVYSLIHKNSGLGKVTEDGVEFRSPLNGSKFFLTPEKSIALQFELGVDMMVCLDDPRPNEAPREEIEKAVERSIRWALRCKEEYEKQCRLRALENDKIPLLFGVIQGGPYRDLRKKNVEGIQEFDFDGYGFGARHIDEQGNFLSDIISYTASILPQDKLRFALGVGTPLDIIRCFLAGWDMFDCVIPTREGRHGRIFFFKKEEINLNEPTKIDSSWYDTFSVMNKKYQDDTQPLEEGCDCHTCLSRYSRGYIQHLFRAQEMLGPKLATIHNLRFFSRLMEKLRKKKTEKD
- a CDS encoding type II secretion system protein, whose protein sequence is MKYFSKNFSGRTSLFFRKKESFRSGMSMLEIVVTMAVFSIIMVSTVDIFANMTQTRMKFDKIRKNHENAQIALDSLAKSVRSGTLVNIITGGGGDASAIRIYDYSQKLCVEYMLDNGADKSFKMKRKTSERDECKVDTNLGSAITLVSDVTIGRFDVGPDTVSGGGSSPPANYSNYTTLFVRIRMILPSYDAQNTRIQTAVSMRNME